A stretch of Helicobacter pylori DNA encodes these proteins:
- the cag4 gene encoding VirB1 family T4SS lytic transglycosylase Cag4, with the protein MFEKWICLTLLLSSLGYPCQKVAISFKQYENLIHIHQKGCNNEVVCRTLISIALLESSLGLNNKRKKSLKDTSYSMFHITLNTAKKFYPTYSKTLLKYKLLNDVGFAIQLAKQILKENFDYYKQKHPNKSVYQLVEMAIGAYNGGMKHDPNGAYVKKFRCIYSQVRYNE; encoded by the coding sequence TTGTTTGAGAAATGGATTTGTCTGACCTTACTCCTTAGTTCCTTAGGCTATCCATGCCAAAAGGTAGCCATTAGTTTCAAGCAATACGAAAATCTTATCCATATCCATCAAAAAGGTTGCAACAATGAAGTGGTGTGCAGAACGCTCATCTCTATCGCTTTACTAGAAAGCTCTCTAGGGTTGAACAACAAGCGAAAAAAATCCCTTAAAGACACTTCTTATTCCATGTTTCATATCACTTTAAACACCGCTAAAAAGTTCTACCCTACCTATTCTAAAACGCTCCTCAAATACAAATTGTTAAACGATGTGGGTTTTGCGATCCAATTAGCCAAACAAATTTTAAAAGAAAATTTTGACTACTACAAACAAAAACACCCCAACAAAAGCGTGTATCAATTAGTAGAAATGGCAATAGGCGCTTACAATGGGGGAATGAAACATGACCCTAATGGCGCTTACGTGAAAAAATTCCGTTGCATTTATTCTCAGGTGCGATATAACGAATAA